A genomic segment from Tuwongella immobilis encodes:
- a CDS encoding TlpA disulfide reductase family protein produces the protein MAKRRIGLRLLAVLALSGAWGGMAQAAPTVEQMLAYKPTQPSVKISTPAAAELAGCKVELIKGAKAANGRTPSGWLLRDPRRLPVCCFLDTDGDNHIDVWAYYTDGQESYREVDTNFNQKPDHYRWLGTNGSKWGVDLNEDGRIDSWKSISSEEVSQELLQAVLTKDAARFQALLISKSELDSLELPESEANRIREATAAAVAKFQKTVQTLSALDGKTAWVHLETGAPHCTAADSLGAKQDLIRYKNGTILYENGGKHDWLQTGEIIQVGRAWRLVDGPVPGSRVEEVASNTGVNSNGSIIPVEPEAKPLLEDLKQVDATAPQGNIPAEVIRYNLARAAVLEKIISKSKPEQQEQWLKQLADCLSTASQAGDAGAFTQLGQLRAKLAAASAGSNSAAYVTFREMSAGYALSLSRSSKSDEMVKVQEQWRTSLTKFVADYPSADDTPEAYMQLGMAHEFVGKETEAKNFYGLLVKNFSSHPLANKANGALRRLNLEGKDFELTATKVGGDEPFDVSTLRGKSVLVYYWASWNQQSAADFAKLKAAQAAYQAKGLEIVTVNLDNTAAEAKAFLAQHALTATHIGSQSGGLDSNLANQYGVLVLPNAFLVGKDGKVVSRSVQMATLEDELKKFLGN, from the coding sequence ATGGCGAAACGACGCATTGGATTGCGCCTGTTGGCAGTGCTGGCGCTGAGCGGTGCCTGGGGGGGGATGGCCCAAGCGGCACCGACAGTGGAGCAAATGCTCGCCTATAAGCCCACGCAACCGAGTGTCAAGATTAGCACGCCGGCCGCGGCGGAGCTGGCCGGTTGCAAGGTGGAGCTGATCAAGGGTGCGAAGGCGGCCAATGGTCGCACGCCCAGCGGCTGGTTGTTGCGTGATCCGCGGCGATTGCCGGTCTGCTGCTTCTTGGACACCGACGGCGATAATCATATTGATGTTTGGGCCTACTACACCGATGGCCAAGAATCGTATCGCGAAGTCGATACCAACTTCAATCAAAAGCCCGATCACTACCGTTGGCTTGGCACCAATGGGTCGAAGTGGGGCGTGGATCTGAACGAAGATGGCCGCATTGATTCGTGGAAATCGATTTCTTCCGAAGAAGTCAGCCAAGAATTGCTGCAAGCGGTTCTGACCAAAGATGCGGCCCGATTCCAGGCGTTGTTGATTTCCAAGTCGGAACTCGACTCGTTGGAATTGCCGGAAAGCGAAGCCAACCGCATCCGCGAAGCAACCGCTGCGGCGGTGGCCAAATTCCAAAAGACCGTCCAAACCTTGTCGGCATTGGATGGGAAAACCGCGTGGGTGCATCTGGAAACGGGCGCTCCGCACTGCACCGCTGCCGATTCACTCGGGGCCAAACAAGACCTGATTCGTTACAAGAACGGCACGATTCTGTACGAAAACGGCGGCAAACACGATTGGCTGCAAACCGGCGAAATCATCCAAGTGGGTCGCGCATGGCGGCTGGTGGATGGCCCGGTTCCTGGCTCCCGCGTGGAAGAAGTCGCTAGCAACACCGGCGTCAACAGCAACGGCTCGATCATCCCGGTGGAACCGGAAGCCAAGCCGCTGCTGGAAGATCTCAAGCAAGTGGATGCCACGGCTCCGCAGGGGAACATCCCTGCCGAAGTGATCCGCTACAATCTGGCCCGCGCCGCGGTGCTGGAAAAGATCATCTCGAAGTCGAAGCCGGAACAGCAAGAACAATGGCTGAAGCAGTTGGCCGACTGCCTCAGCACGGCGTCGCAAGCGGGTGATGCCGGTGCGTTCACGCAACTGGGACAACTGCGTGCGAAGTTGGCGGCGGCCTCGGCGGGTTCCAACTCGGCGGCCTATGTCACCTTCCGCGAAATGTCGGCTGGCTACGCGCTGTCGCTGTCGCGTTCCAGCAAGAGCGACGAAATGGTGAAGGTGCAAGAACAATGGCGCACCTCGCTGACGAAGTTCGTGGCCGATTATCCCTCGGCGGATGATACCCCCGAAGCCTACATGCAATTGGGCATGGCCCATGAGTTTGTCGGCAAGGAAACCGAAGCGAAGAATTTCTACGGCCTGCTGGTCAAGAATTTCTCGTCGCATCCGCTGGCGAACAAGGCCAACGGTGCCCTGCGTCGGCTGAATCTCGAAGGCAAAGACTTCGAGCTGACGGCGACCAAAGTGGGCGGGGATGAGCCGTTTGATGTCTCGACGCTGCGAGGCAAGTCGGTGCTGGTGTACTACTGGGCGAGCTGGAATCAGCAATCCGCCGCCGATTTCGCCAAGCTGAAGGCAGCGCAAGCGGCCTATCAAGCGAAGGGGCTGGAAATCGTCACGGTGAACCTGGATAACACTGCGGCGGAAGCCAAGGCGTTCCTGGCTCAGCATGCCCTGACCGCCACGCACATCGGCTCGCAATCCGGCGGGTTGGATAGCAATCTGGCCAATCAGTACGGTGTACTGGTGCTGCCGAATGCCTTCTTGGTCGGCAAGGATGGCAAGGTGGTCAGCCGATCGGTGCAGATGGCCACGCTGGAAGATGAACTCAAGAAGTTCCTGGGGAACTAA
- a CDS encoding replication-associated recombination protein A: MDLFESIREGHRRRAQPLAARMRPRNLAEFVGQEHFIGPGKLLRRMLEADRLASLIFYGPPGTGKTALAQVIAHHTKSRFRPLNAVAAGIKEVRDILTTARTDLETNGERTILFLDEIHRFNRSQQDVLLPDVEEGIILLIGATTQNPYFAINTPLLSRSHIFTFEAHTREQIRMLLERAIREPQRGLGHLPIEADSDALDFLAELCDGDARRALTALEVGVLSARERPIRFTLEVAQDSIQKKIQSFDPTGDTHYDLASALIKSLRGSDPDAGIYWLARMLEAGEEPRFIIRRMVIFASEDIGNADPRALMLATSALQAIEFIGLPEAQLTLAHLATYLATAPKSNAATLAIAAARKDVRDGRTLPVPAHLRDSHYAGAESFGHGTGYQYAHNYDGGFVDQAYMTEDRRYYEPTDRGYEATIRQRLEQYRARLAEAKRGVQQAPPPIVPPQSARESESAPE; encoded by the coding sequence ATGGACTTATTCGAATCCATCCGCGAAGGGCACCGACGCCGGGCACAACCCCTGGCGGCCCGGATGCGGCCTCGGAATTTGGCCGAATTCGTGGGGCAGGAGCATTTCATTGGCCCTGGCAAACTGCTCCGGCGCATGCTCGAAGCGGATCGCCTGGCATCGCTGATTTTTTACGGCCCGCCCGGCACCGGCAAAACCGCCCTGGCGCAGGTCATCGCCCACCACACCAAGAGCCGATTTCGCCCGCTGAACGCCGTCGCCGCTGGCATCAAAGAAGTCCGGGATATTCTCACCACCGCCCGCACCGATCTGGAAACCAACGGCGAACGCACGATTCTGTTTCTGGACGAAATCCACCGCTTCAATCGCTCGCAGCAAGATGTGCTGCTGCCCGATGTCGAAGAGGGAATTATTCTGCTCATCGGGGCCACCACGCAGAATCCGTATTTCGCCATCAATACGCCGCTCTTGAGCCGCAGTCATATTTTTACGTTCGAGGCGCACACCCGCGAGCAGATCCGCATGCTGCTGGAGCGGGCGATTCGAGAACCGCAGCGTGGCTTGGGGCATCTGCCGATTGAGGCGGATTCCGATGCGCTCGATTTTCTCGCGGAACTCTGCGATGGCGATGCCCGACGTGCGCTCACCGCGCTGGAAGTCGGCGTGCTCTCCGCCCGCGAGCGGCCCATTCGCTTCACGCTGGAAGTGGCACAAGATTCCATCCAGAAGAAAATCCAATCGTTTGATCCCACTGGGGATACGCATTACGATCTGGCCAGCGCGCTGATTAAATCGCTGCGGGGAAGTGATCCCGATGCGGGGATTTACTGGTTGGCCCGGATGCTGGAAGCGGGTGAGGAGCCGCGATTCATCATTCGCCGCATGGTGATTTTTGCCTCGGAAGATATCGGCAACGCCGATCCGCGGGCGCTCATGCTGGCCACCTCCGCGCTGCAAGCCATCGAGTTCATCGGCCTGCCGGAAGCGCAACTCACGCTGGCCCATCTGGCGACGTACTTGGCGACTGCGCCGAAGTCGAATGCCGCAACGCTGGCGATTGCCGCCGCCCGCAAGGATGTCCGCGACGGTCGCACGCTGCCGGTGCCGGCCCATCTGCGGGATTCGCACTATGCGGGTGCCGAATCATTCGGGCACGGAACCGGCTATCAATATGCCCACAATTATGATGGCGGCTTTGTCGATCAGGCGTACATGACCGAAGATCGCCGCTACTACGAACCGACCGATCGCGGCTACGAAGCGACCATTCGCCAACGCTTGGAGCAGTATCGGGCCCGACTCGCCGAGGCAAAACGGGGCGTGCAGCAGGCTCCCCCGCCGATCGTCCCCCCGCAGTCGGCCCGCGAGTCCGAATCAGCCCCCGAATAA
- a CDS encoding tetratricopeptide repeat protein gives MRLLSPPMGWALGLLCVVTAPVAGQVDERPREALPPTREELARQQAEEPRRKAETLFGLGVLLASDDRLLEATRTLEEAIRLDPKALAPRRALVPLYLAFEREDDALALSREIVAADPGDYEMWLLLSRKHKSARRLVEASETLERALASKRLNEQPDRLLMLLEEQSQLYEQQSKLDDVERIQRRIVAVVTQHQGRLLDERKLTEDGLLESLAKTHEAIGRLSVANQRLENAGIAFREAQTIYQRLAAKKGPGAQSAAAARLEGNLAEVYFAQQNLDAALQSLNRYLESAPASIDPYERKVTILKTLGRTSDVVTELRRHVQADANHLGLRLLLARELSLQNTPAGRNEAEQVYLQLNRTHVHPQVVQGLFDLYARQQRMDMVLQKLDDVWKITENKDTPNDEKTEAIARAKVMLDVLRQNRSLVAGLLVAARNDLNRRTPRTFDTWRVLAMLAARTRQLDFAELLYRQAMDMAKANPAMEPDILDGLIRVLQQARKYQAVVQLCRERLGGDAGFSQVVLQYHLALALSNLDQFDEAIREIDRAIQLASDSARLSVRIRKIHILRRAQRFETAVFECLKMLEESTNPGHTREIRYVLSHTYGSMNDHAKAEAELRKILELDPNDASANNDLGYQLADQGRNLDEAERMIRKAIDLDRAQRKNAAELEPENAAYLDSLGWVLFRQGKWDEARKWLEQATTLPEGEEDPTVWDHLGDVLARMQQPLPAREAWEKAKERYERDRRLYPAERLEEVNRKLRQGDLRTVPATPVKRDR, from the coding sequence ATGCGTCTGCTGTCACCTCCGATGGGTTGGGCGTTGGGTCTGCTGTGCGTTGTGACGGCACCCGTGGCCGGCCAAGTTGACGAACGGCCCCGCGAAGCATTGCCCCCCACCCGCGAAGAACTCGCCCGCCAACAAGCCGAAGAACCACGCCGCAAAGCCGAGACACTCTTCGGGTTAGGGGTGCTGCTGGCCAGCGATGACCGCCTGCTCGAAGCGACTCGCACTCTGGAAGAAGCGATTCGGCTCGATCCCAAAGCGCTGGCCCCGCGTCGGGCATTGGTGCCGCTCTATTTGGCATTTGAGCGGGAAGACGATGCCCTGGCCCTGAGTCGGGAGATTGTCGCGGCCGATCCCGGCGATTACGAGATGTGGCTGTTGCTGTCTCGCAAGCACAAATCTGCCCGCCGACTGGTCGAAGCCAGCGAGACACTCGAACGGGCACTCGCCAGCAAACGCTTGAACGAACAACCCGACCGCCTGCTGATGCTGCTCGAAGAACAATCGCAATTGTACGAACAACAATCGAAACTCGACGATGTCGAGCGCATCCAACGTCGCATTGTCGCGGTGGTGACGCAGCATCAGGGCCGCTTGTTGGATGAACGCAAACTGACGGAAGATGGCCTGCTGGAATCGCTCGCGAAAACGCACGAGGCGATTGGGCGGCTGAGTGTCGCCAATCAGCGGTTGGAGAACGCCGGAATCGCCTTCCGGGAAGCGCAGACGATCTATCAACGCTTGGCGGCCAAGAAGGGACCGGGTGCCCAATCGGCGGCGGCGGCCCGTCTCGAAGGCAATCTGGCGGAAGTCTATTTCGCCCAGCAAAATCTCGATGCCGCGTTGCAAAGTCTGAATCGCTATCTGGAATCCGCCCCAGCGTCGATCGATCCGTATGAACGCAAAGTCACGATTCTGAAGACGTTGGGACGCACCAGCGATGTGGTGACCGAACTGCGTCGGCATGTGCAAGCCGATGCCAACCATCTGGGATTGCGTCTGCTGTTGGCCCGCGAATTGTCGCTGCAAAATACCCCGGCAGGCCGGAACGAAGCGGAACAAGTCTATCTGCAACTCAATCGAACGCATGTGCATCCGCAAGTGGTTCAGGGGCTGTTCGATCTGTACGCCCGGCAGCAGCGCATGGACATGGTGCTGCAAAAACTCGACGATGTTTGGAAAATTACCGAGAACAAAGACACGCCCAACGACGAGAAGACCGAAGCCATCGCCCGCGCCAAGGTGATGCTCGATGTGCTGCGGCAGAATCGGAGTCTGGTGGCGGGGCTTCTGGTGGCCGCCCGCAACGATCTCAACCGCCGCACTCCACGCACCTTCGACACCTGGCGCGTGCTGGCAATGCTGGCCGCACGGACTCGCCAACTCGACTTCGCGGAATTGCTGTACCGTCAAGCGATGGACATGGCCAAAGCCAATCCCGCCATGGAACCCGACATTCTGGATGGGCTGATTCGCGTGTTGCAGCAGGCCCGCAAGTATCAGGCGGTCGTCCAACTTTGCCGCGAACGATTGGGCGGCGATGCGGGATTTTCGCAAGTCGTGCTGCAATATCACCTGGCGCTTGCGCTCAGCAATTTGGACCAATTCGACGAGGCCATCCGCGAGATTGATCGGGCCATTCAACTGGCCAGCGATTCCGCGCGGCTCAGCGTGCGCATTCGCAAAATCCACATTCTGCGACGGGCCCAGCGGTTCGAGACTGCCGTGTTTGAGTGCCTGAAAATGCTGGAAGAATCGACGAATCCCGGCCACACCCGCGAAATTCGCTATGTGTTGTCGCACACCTACGGCAGCATGAACGATCACGCCAAAGCTGAAGCGGAACTGCGGAAGATTCTGGAACTCGACCCGAATGATGCCTCTGCGAATAACGATCTGGGCTATCAACTCGCGGATCAGGGCCGAAATCTGGACGAAGCCGAGCGGATGATTCGCAAAGCCATCGATCTGGACCGTGCCCAACGGAAGAACGCCGCCGAGTTGGAACCCGAGAACGCCGCCTATCTGGATAGCCTCGGTTGGGTGCTGTTCCGTCAGGGGAAATGGGATGAGGCCCGCAAGTGGCTGGAGCAAGCGACCACCCTTCCCGAAGGCGAAGAAGATCCGACCGTCTGGGATCATTTGGGCGATGTCTTGGCCCGGATGCAACAACCGCTCCCCGCTCGGGAAGCCTGGGAAAAGGCCAAGGAACGCTACGAACGCGATCGGCGATTATACCCCGCGGAACGCCTGGAAGAGGTCAACCGCAAACTCCGCCAGGGCGATCTGCGAACCGTCCCCGCCACCCCCGTCAAGCGCGACCGCTAA
- a CDS encoding Gfo/Idh/MocA family protein codes for MTESANLSRRTVLKQAAWLAAPLIVPATALGREGRAAPSERITLGMIGFGPRGKYDLTAMLKHADLQCVALCEVQASRREAGKKFIDGHYGNQDCQTYGDFREMLERKDIDAVLVATGDRWHAAASILAAKAGKDVYSEKPCGITIQACQELADTMIREKRVFQAGTQRRSVVNFQKAVELVHSGKIGKLHTMHASVYFPTLDNTWLPAQPMPPKAVVDWNLWLGPAAWRPFNQQYCDGRWRGHWDFDSGARLLDWGAHTVDLCQWANQADDTLPVEYEPTDTNIVCRYANGVKLILDFLKTPFGDRSPHYISRLGTCPVRFVGDQGSVETGDSGELVVTPDALQKEVASTPRVVGLDVGTHSRNFLDCIRSRKPTAANPEVMRRSHIACHAAALAWILGRKLKMDPAKETFLGDDEANLLRSRPTRQWAI; via the coding sequence ATGACAGAATCCGCAAATCTCAGCCGTCGAACGGTGTTGAAGCAGGCCGCTTGGTTGGCGGCGCCGTTGATTGTGCCGGCGACGGCGTTGGGGCGCGAAGGCCGGGCGGCGCCATCCGAGCGCATCACGCTGGGGATGATCGGCTTCGGGCCGCGCGGCAAGTACGATCTCACCGCCATGCTCAAACATGCCGACCTGCAATGTGTCGCGTTGTGCGAAGTGCAGGCCAGCCGTCGGGAAGCCGGGAAGAAGTTCATCGATGGGCATTATGGCAACCAGGATTGCCAAACCTATGGCGATTTCCGGGAGATGCTCGAACGCAAAGACATTGACGCGGTCTTGGTGGCGACGGGCGACCGGTGGCATGCGGCGGCTTCGATTTTGGCGGCCAAAGCCGGCAAAGATGTCTACAGCGAAAAGCCCTGCGGCATCACCATTCAGGCGTGTCAGGAACTCGCCGATACCATGATCCGCGAAAAGCGCGTCTTTCAGGCGGGCACGCAGCGGCGCAGTGTGGTGAATTTCCAGAAGGCGGTCGAACTCGTACATTCGGGCAAGATCGGCAAGCTGCACACCATGCACGCCTCGGTCTATTTCCCCACGTTGGACAATACTTGGCTCCCCGCTCAGCCGATGCCGCCCAAAGCGGTCGTCGATTGGAACTTGTGGCTGGGACCAGCGGCGTGGCGACCGTTTAATCAGCAATACTGCGATGGTCGCTGGCGCGGGCATTGGGATTTTGATTCCGGCGCGCGGCTGCTCGACTGGGGAGCGCACACCGTCGATTTGTGCCAATGGGCCAATCAAGCCGATGACACCTTGCCGGTGGAATACGAACCAACGGATACGAATATCGTTTGCCGATATGCCAACGGCGTGAAGCTGATTTTGGACTTCCTGAAGACTCCGTTCGGAGACCGTTCGCCGCATTACATTTCGCGTCTCGGAACGTGCCCAGTGCGATTCGTGGGCGATCAGGGCTCGGTGGAAACGGGCGATTCGGGCGAGCTGGTGGTCACGCCGGATGCGCTGCAAAAGGAAGTCGCCTCCACGCCGCGCGTCGTTGGGCTGGATGTCGGCACCCATTCGCGGAACTTCCTGGATTGCATTCGCAGTCGCAAGCCGACCGCGGCCAATCCCGAAGTGATGCGGCGCTCGCACATTGCTTGCCACGCGGCGGCGCTGGCGTGGATTCTGGGCCGCAAGCTGAAGATGGACCCCGCCAAGGAAACCTTCCTTGGGGATGATGAGGCCAATCTGCTGCGTTCCCGCCCGACTCGTCAATGGGCCATCTAA
- a CDS encoding 3-keto-disaccharide hydrolase, with protein MRSQSLRACLLALLMGVLPGHLWAAEPISLFDGKTFTGWEGDTAKTWRIEDGSIVGGSLETVVPRNEFLSTVKRYGDFELKVQFKLLGDRKQVNAGVQFRTERIPNHHEVIGYQADIGQGYWGALYDESRRNKVLAQPPAELLAKLVKHDDWNEYTIRCEGPRIRLWLNGTLTVDYTENDPKIPATGIIAVQVHGGAKAKVAYKAITIQELPARNSR; from the coding sequence ATGCGTTCTCAATCTCTCCGCGCCTGTCTGCTGGCATTGCTGATGGGCGTTCTCCCCGGCCACTTGTGGGCCGCGGAACCGATTTCACTCTTTGATGGCAAAACCTTCACCGGCTGGGAAGGCGACACGGCCAAAACCTGGCGCATCGAAGACGGCAGCATCGTTGGCGGATCGCTGGAAACGGTGGTGCCCCGCAATGAATTCCTCAGCACCGTCAAACGCTACGGCGATTTTGAGTTGAAGGTGCAATTCAAACTGCTGGGCGACCGCAAACAGGTCAACGCTGGCGTGCAATTCCGCACCGAGCGCATCCCGAATCATCACGAAGTCATCGGCTACCAAGCCGACATTGGCCAAGGATATTGGGGGGCGCTGTACGATGAATCCCGCCGCAACAAAGTGCTGGCCCAACCGCCCGCCGAGTTGTTGGCCAAACTCGTCAAGCACGACGATTGGAACGAGTACACCATCCGCTGCGAAGGCCCGCGCATCCGACTCTGGCTCAACGGCACACTCACCGTCGATTACACGGAGAACGATCCGAAGATTCCGGCTACGGGAATCATCGCCGTGCAAGTTCATGGTGGGGCCAAGGCCAAAGTCGCGTACAAGGCCATCACCATCCAGGAACTCCCCGCCCGCAACTCCCGATAA
- a CDS encoding TIGR03067 domain-containing protein codes for MRTIPTRLLEIAMRRMFQPAGLIVWLLLIGTAHADEAATKREFKALQGTWTVIEAQMDGDSFDRIVGGTLKITDVNFEIKTKSGSELTGDLHLDPTKKPKHLNFTHQSGALQDKTWQAIYEIKDGELKLCYAEADSGKDRPDAFETTKDSGRLFLVLKRESK; via the coding sequence ATGCGCACCATTCCCACCCGATTGCTGGAGATTGCCATGCGTCGAATGTTCCAACCCGCTGGCTTGATCGTTTGGCTGCTGCTGATCGGCACCGCTCACGCAGATGAGGCGGCGACCAAGCGCGAATTCAAAGCCCTGCAAGGCACCTGGACCGTCATCGAAGCCCAAATGGATGGCGATTCGTTCGACCGGATTGTCGGCGGAACCCTGAAAATCACCGATGTGAATTTCGAAATCAAAACCAAAAGCGGCTCGGAATTGACGGGCGATTTGCACCTCGACCCGACGAAAAAGCCGAAGCACCTGAACTTCACCCATCAATCCGGGGCGCTGCAAGACAAGACGTGGCAAGCGATTTACGAAATCAAGGACGGCGAACTGAAGCTCTGCTATGCCGAGGCGGACAGCGGCAAGGACCGGCCCGATGCGTTTGAAACCACCAAAGACTCAGGCCGACTCTTCCTCGTTCTCAAACGCGAATCGAAGTAG
- a CDS encoding DUF1588 domain-containing protein, producing MHLPSQKSRHRLGWWMGPGLLLLALGTGRLDAADPAPFQVPADVLAVLDAHCVDCHGEGGKGHVDVTHLHQLDRNERLETLNKIQDQLFYKMMPPPTVESPNANELRTLATWVRGELRANQASKLDERLPLPAAGNYIDHAALFDGRNTEKPFTPSRRWLVSPQIFRERVLDSLGLDGPARQQQLYGITNPFTLPERSGIRDYDLTTLDGTHFITMKTNAAWLADKIIGSLRIKRGESKEAVFPNPKDRWVPPTTSGKSKQPLMAEFEAILAKSGTPTDAEMVAAIQLQFGRVLARPATDAELHRYRQLMRAAIELGGNIEGLRKMLEAVWLESEFVYRLEWGAGEPDSFGRKVLSPREASYAIALALGDRGPDATLTKAAQEGRLLNKADYEREVKRLLADPTSFRGPVDPFLAREHREFYVSTPHPKIVRFFREFFGYPMALRVFKDIERSDGLYRVPDRGTGGTPGFLIVEADRVVARAVEQDRRVFETLLTTDEYFVYHNVENAQGAKLIDGWRTVYETLKNTNWRTNPDQVAKDHAELLKQYTPITGPSKKGRGVHDTDLKRLMTLFEDTFGRGGRPFTTLPWAHGNRMWHSPFYNLPRTPTEARYGKDPVFDYEPVQPFSIPNRKGILTHPAWLIAHSQNSATDPVRRGRWIREKLLAGVVPEVPITVDAQIPEHPEKTLRERLDLVTNKQGCIKCHQHMNPLGLAFEMYDDFGRFRKAESLEYPQNLVSQSKGPNESNVYKTKPVNTTGRLDGTGDAALDGEVRDALDLIDRLAKSERVRQSMIRHAFRFYLGRNEMLSDSQTLIDADRAYVTSGGSFKAVIVSLLTSDSFRYRK from the coding sequence ATGCATCTCCCCTCGCAAAAATCGCGCCACCGACTTGGCTGGTGGATGGGTCCCGGGTTGCTGCTGCTGGCATTGGGGACTGGTCGGCTGGATGCCGCCGACCCCGCACCGTTCCAGGTGCCCGCCGACGTGCTGGCCGTGCTTGATGCCCACTGCGTGGATTGCCACGGCGAAGGCGGCAAAGGCCATGTCGATGTCACCCATCTGCACCAACTCGATCGCAACGAACGGCTGGAGACGCTGAATAAAATTCAGGACCAACTGTTCTACAAAATGATGCCGCCGCCGACGGTCGAATCGCCGAATGCGAACGAATTGCGGACACTGGCCACCTGGGTCCGCGGCGAATTGCGCGCCAATCAGGCGTCGAAATTGGATGAGCGGCTGCCGTTGCCCGCAGCAGGAAACTACATCGATCACGCGGCCCTGTTCGATGGTCGCAACACGGAGAAGCCGTTTACCCCGTCGCGCCGTTGGCTGGTCAGCCCGCAGATTTTTCGGGAACGGGTGCTCGATTCGCTGGGACTTGATGGGCCGGCCCGTCAGCAGCAGTTGTACGGCATCACCAATCCGTTCACGCTGCCGGAACGCTCCGGGATTCGGGATTACGATTTGACCACACTCGACGGCACGCACTTCATCACGATGAAGACCAACGCCGCGTGGCTGGCCGACAAGATCATCGGCAGTCTGCGAATCAAGCGGGGCGAATCCAAGGAAGCGGTGTTCCCCAATCCCAAAGATCGCTGGGTTCCGCCGACGACCTCCGGGAAATCCAAGCAACCGCTGATGGCGGAATTCGAGGCGATTCTGGCCAAGTCCGGCACACCAACCGATGCCGAAATGGTGGCCGCGATTCAATTGCAGTTTGGCCGCGTCCTCGCCCGACCCGCCACGGATGCGGAACTCCACCGATATCGCCAGTTGATGCGTGCCGCCATCGAACTCGGTGGCAACATCGAAGGCTTGCGGAAGATGCTGGAAGCGGTCTGGCTCGAATCTGAATTCGTCTATCGATTGGAATGGGGTGCCGGCGAACCCGATTCCTTCGGGCGGAAAGTGCTCTCCCCCCGCGAGGCGAGCTACGCGATTGCGCTGGCGCTGGGCGATCGTGGGCCAGATGCCACGCTCACGAAGGCCGCTCAAGAAGGGCGACTGCTCAACAAGGCCGATTACGAGCGCGAAGTGAAGCGGTTATTGGCCGATCCGACGTCATTTCGCGGGCCGGTCGATCCGTTTTTGGCACGGGAGCATCGGGAATTTTACGTTTCGACGCCGCATCCGAAAATTGTCCGCTTTTTCCGCGAATTCTTCGGGTACCCGATGGCACTTCGCGTGTTCAAGGATATTGAGCGCAGTGACGGCCTGTATCGGGTGCCGGATCGCGGTACCGGGGGCACGCCGGGATTCCTGATTGTGGAGGCCGATCGCGTGGTAGCCCGTGCGGTGGAACAAGACCGCCGCGTGTTTGAAACCTTGCTCACCACCGATGAATACTTCGTCTACCACAATGTGGAGAACGCCCAAGGTGCGAAATTGATCGACGGTTGGCGAACCGTTTATGAGACACTGAAGAATACCAACTGGCGGACGAATCCGGATCAGGTGGCCAAGGATCACGCGGAATTGCTCAAACAATACACGCCGATCACTGGCCCGAGTAAGAAAGGTCGCGGTGTCCACGATACCGATTTGAAGCGATTGATGACCTTATTCGAGGATACCTTCGGTCGCGGCGGTCGGCCGTTTACGACGCTGCCGTGGGCACACGGGAACCGCATGTGGCACTCGCCGTTTTACAATCTGCCGCGAACGCCCACCGAAGCGCGATACGGCAAAGATCCGGTGTTTGATTACGAGCCAGTGCAGCCGTTTTCGATTCCCAATCGCAAGGGGATTCTCACGCATCCGGCGTGGCTGATTGCTCATTCGCAGAATTCGGCCACCGATCCGGTGCGACGGGGGCGATGGATTCGTGAAAAATTGCTGGCCGGTGTGGTGCCCGAGGTGCCAATCACCGTCGATGCCCAAATTCCCGAGCATCCCGAGAAGACGCTCCGCGAACGGCTCGATTTGGTGACGAACAAGCAAGGCTGCATCAAGTGCCACCAGCATATGAATCCGCTGGGGCTGGCCTTCGAGATGTACGACGATTTCGGGCGGTTTCGCAAGGCGGAATCGCTGGAGTATCCGCAGAATCTGGTGTCGCAATCGAAGGGGCCGAACGAGTCGAATGTCTACAAGACCAAGCCGGTGAACACCACCGGTCGGCTCGACGGTACCGGAGATGCCGCGCTGGATGGCGAGGTCCGCGATGCGTTGGACCTGATCGATCGATTGGCCAAATCCGAGCGGGTTCGCCAGTCGATGATTCGCCATGCGTTCCGGTTTTACCTGGGCCGCAATGAAATGCTGAGCGATTCGCAAACGCTGATCGATGCGGATCGTGCCTATGTGACGAGCGGTGGCAGCTTCAAGGCGGTCATTGTGTCGTTGTTGACTTCGGATTCGTTCCGGTATCGCAAATAA